Proteins encoded within one genomic window of Paludisphaera rhizosphaerae:
- a CDS encoding elongation factor P, with translation MVPAKDFKRRMVVEIDGAPHMIEHIQVQTPSARGAATLYKVKARNLKTKNRVEKAYRGTDSLNESSFERKPIQYLYRDADDLHFMDSGDFSQFSFKADDLADQIPFLTENMPGIEALVVDDEVIAIDLPDTIEMTIVETAPGVRGNSATGRTKPATLVTGHVVQVPEHLEEGTTVRVDTRTGEYLGRV, from the coding sequence GTGGTGCCCGCCAAGGATTTCAAGCGTCGAATGGTCGTCGAGATCGACGGCGCGCCGCATATGATCGAGCACATCCAGGTCCAAACGCCGTCGGCCCGCGGAGCCGCCACGCTCTACAAGGTCAAAGCCCGTAACCTCAAGACCAAGAATCGGGTCGAGAAGGCGTATCGAGGAACCGACTCGCTCAACGAGTCCAGCTTCGAGCGCAAGCCGATCCAGTATCTCTACCGGGACGCCGACGACCTTCATTTCATGGACTCGGGCGACTTCTCCCAGTTCTCGTTCAAGGCCGACGATCTGGCCGACCAGATTCCGTTCCTGACGGAGAACATGCCTGGAATCGAGGCGCTCGTCGTCGACGACGAGGTGATCGCCATCGACCTGCCGGACACGATCGAGATGACGATCGTGGAAACCGCTCCGGGAGTCCGCGGCAATTCGGCGACCGGCCGTACAAAGCCGGCGACGCTCGTAACCGGCCATGTCGTGCAGGTTCCCGAACACCTTGAAGAAGGTACCACTGTGCGCGTCGACACTCGCACGGGCGAGTACCTGGGCCGCGTCTAA
- a CDS encoding DUF1015 domain-containing protein, with product MPDVRAFRGVRYDVAQVGALSDVVAPPYDVIGPELQDKLYQASPYNSIRMELNRAEPGDSASESPYTRAARFLRDWQRQGVLRTEEQPAFYVYEQTYQVEGETHVRKGFFARVRLEPFGEGKIYPHEQTLAGPKADRLALYHATGFNLSPIFGLYPDSTNEVLRKVEEGIKDKTPLIAEDHLGVVNKLWLCTNPEVISAVGGLMGGRPTFIADGHHRYETGLRFRNEKEAAGELTGPDDPANFCLMMLVSMSDPGLLILPTHRLVKGFPGLTAEELANRLSPEFDVKVVGEGDDGLEIAALATEGSDEQDVLAFGTVADGKWTVARLRSDATMDRLAPDHGADWRSLGVSILQVLVLDHLLAPLAKDRSIRYVHLTSEVHDDVAAKGCDLACLVPPASMEHVEAIASGLETMPPKSTYFYPKLLTGLVFNPIR from the coding sequence ATGCCCGACGTACGTGCTTTCCGCGGCGTCCGTTACGATGTGGCCCAGGTCGGCGCGCTGTCCGACGTGGTTGCGCCCCCCTACGACGTGATCGGCCCCGAGTTGCAGGACAAGCTCTACCAGGCCAGCCCCTACAACAGCATCCGGATGGAGCTGAACCGGGCCGAGCCGGGCGACTCCGCCTCCGAAAGCCCCTACACTCGCGCCGCCCGGTTCCTCCGCGACTGGCAACGCCAGGGCGTGCTCCGGACCGAGGAACAGCCGGCGTTCTACGTCTACGAGCAGACCTACCAGGTCGAGGGCGAGACCCACGTCCGCAAGGGCTTCTTCGCCCGTGTCCGGCTTGAGCCGTTCGGCGAGGGGAAGATCTACCCCCACGAACAGACGCTCGCCGGCCCCAAGGCCGACCGATTGGCTCTCTACCATGCGACGGGCTTCAACCTCAGCCCGATCTTCGGCCTCTACCCCGATTCGACCAACGAGGTCCTTCGCAAGGTCGAGGAAGGGATCAAGGACAAGACCCCGCTGATCGCCGAGGACCACCTCGGCGTCGTCAACAAGCTCTGGCTCTGCACCAACCCCGAGGTGATCTCGGCCGTCGGCGGGCTGATGGGGGGCCGACCGACGTTCATCGCCGACGGCCACCACCGCTACGAAACCGGGCTTCGCTTCCGCAACGAGAAGGAAGCCGCCGGCGAGTTGACCGGACCCGACGATCCGGCCAACTTCTGCCTGATGATGCTGGTGTCGATGAGCGATCCCGGCCTGCTCATTCTGCCCACCCATCGCCTGGTGAAGGGCTTCCCCGGGCTGACCGCCGAGGAGTTGGCGAACCGGCTCTCGCCTGAGTTCGACGTCAAGGTCGTCGGCGAAGGGGACGACGGTCTGGAAATCGCCGCTCTGGCGACCGAGGGGAGCGACGAGCAGGACGTGCTCGCCTTCGGCACGGTCGCCGACGGCAAGTGGACCGTCGCCCGGCTCCGCTCCGACGCGACGATGGACCGGCTCGCCCCCGACCACGGCGCCGACTGGCGTTCGCTGGGCGTAAGCATTCTTCAGGTGCTCGTCCTCGACCATCTGCTCGCCCCGTTGGCCAAGGATCGGTCGATCCGATACGTCCACCTGACCAGCGAGGTCCACGACGACGTGGCCGCCAAGGGCTGCGACCTCGCCTGCCTGGTTCCTCCGGCCAGCATGGAGCATGTCGAGGCCATCGCCTCGGGCCTGGAGACCATGCCCCCCAAGAGCACCTACTTCTATCCCAAGCTGCTCACCGGTCTCGTCTTCAACCCGATCCGTTGA